A genome region from Arthrobacter sp. V1I9 includes the following:
- a CDS encoding aldo/keto reductase — MSLSELRVFGRSGAPISPLTLGTMNFGEGSGGVHGAPTGAEESIRIIQSALDSGITAMDTADVYSQGESEQVVGRALRGRRDDVFLATKFHGQMSPNPAHAGNSRRWITQAVEGSLRRLQTDRIDLYQAHRPDYNTDVLETITTLNDLIRQGKILYYGTSVFTPAQLVEAQWLATTNHLIPPLGNQVPYSMLVRANERDVFPIAQQYALGVLAYGPLAGGWLSGSFVLEPGKAPTRVHSLPGRYDISGPSSERKLHAADALARLADKLELSLVDLSIGFALAHPAISSVIIGPRSEEHLAAYLKAAEVRLGESVLDAIDDVVPPGTNFVERDAGAIVPSLEFAELRRR; from the coding sequence ATGAGCCTCAGCGAACTTCGGGTGTTCGGGCGATCAGGCGCCCCCATCAGCCCGCTGACCCTGGGCACCATGAACTTCGGCGAGGGCAGTGGTGGAGTGCACGGCGCGCCCACCGGAGCGGAAGAGAGCATCCGGATCATTCAGTCCGCGCTGGACTCGGGCATCACCGCCATGGATACCGCCGATGTCTACTCGCAGGGTGAGTCGGAGCAGGTGGTAGGCCGGGCACTCCGTGGCCGCCGCGACGACGTCTTCCTCGCCACCAAGTTCCACGGCCAGATGAGCCCCAATCCTGCCCATGCCGGCAACTCCCGTCGGTGGATCACCCAAGCGGTGGAAGGCAGCCTGCGCCGGCTGCAGACTGACCGCATTGACCTGTACCAGGCGCACCGGCCGGACTACAACACGGATGTCCTGGAAACCATCACCACCCTCAATGACCTGATCCGGCAGGGAAAAATCCTCTATTACGGCACCTCGGTGTTCACGCCGGCGCAGCTGGTGGAGGCGCAGTGGCTCGCCACCACCAACCATCTGATCCCCCCGCTGGGCAACCAGGTGCCGTACTCGATGCTGGTGCGCGCCAACGAACGCGACGTTTTCCCCATAGCGCAGCAGTATGCCCTCGGTGTGCTGGCGTACGGCCCGCTGGCAGGAGGCTGGCTGTCCGGCAGCTTTGTCCTGGAGCCCGGCAAGGCGCCCACCCGGGTGCACTCGCTTCCCGGCCGCTACGACATCTCCGGCCCCTCCAGCGAGCGCAAGCTGCACGCAGCCGATGCCCTGGCCCGGCTGGCGGACAAGCTGGAGCTTTCGCTGGTTGACCTCTCCATCGGCTTCGCCCTGGCACATCCGGCCATCAGCAGCGTAATCATTGGGCCGCGCAGCGAAGAGCACTTGGCGGCGTATCTGAAGGCGGCCGAAGTTCGGCTGGGTGAATCCGTGCTGGACGCCATCGATGACGTTGTCCCGCCAGGCACCAACTTCGTAGAGCGGGACGCCGGCGCCATCGTGCCCTCCCTTGAGTTCGCGGAATTACGACGGCGGTAG
- a CDS encoding transketolase, translating to MPTDTVQDRAVEGQVTQDRIAKISAAAYRIRHHALNMGEVQGQGYVGQALGAADMLATVYGDQLRFHAEDPHWEARDRFLLSTGHYAIGHYAALAEAGIVPVEELETYGSDDSRLPMSGMSTYTPGMEISGGSLGHGLTIAVGIALGLRYQGSGARVYNFLSDGELDEGSTWEAAMGAHHHQLGNLTAMVDINALQADGKTDTVLRTEPVTEKWESFGWYTQRVDGNDVGALLAAFDNAAAQAAAVGRPSVILCDTKVGRGVPLLENREKAHFMRIEENEWQTCREQLTAGYEGKASA from the coding sequence ATGCCAACAGATACCGTCCAGGACCGCGCCGTAGAGGGCCAGGTGACGCAGGACCGCATCGCGAAGATCAGCGCCGCCGCCTACCGGATCCGGCACCACGCCCTGAACATGGGCGAGGTGCAGGGCCAGGGTTACGTGGGCCAAGCCCTGGGCGCAGCGGACATGCTGGCCACGGTATACGGCGACCAGTTGCGGTTCCATGCGGAGGACCCGCACTGGGAGGCCCGCGACCGGTTCCTGCTCTCCACGGGTCACTACGCAATCGGCCACTACGCAGCCCTCGCCGAGGCCGGGATCGTTCCGGTGGAGGAACTGGAAACGTACGGCTCTGACGATTCGCGGCTGCCCATGTCCGGGATGTCCACCTACACGCCAGGCATGGAAATCTCCGGCGGCTCCCTGGGCCACGGCCTGACCATCGCCGTCGGGATCGCCCTGGGCCTGCGCTACCAGGGCTCCGGCGCCCGCGTGTACAACTTCCTCTCGGACGGCGAGCTGGACGAGGGCTCCACTTGGGAAGCCGCCATGGGCGCACACCACCACCAGCTGGGCAACCTGACCGCGATGGTGGACATCAACGCCCTGCAGGCGGACGGCAAGACGGACACGGTGCTGCGCACCGAACCGGTCACTGAGAAGTGGGAATCCTTCGGCTGGTACACCCAGCGGGTGGACGGGAACGACGTCGGCGCTCTGTTGGCCGCGTTCGACAACGCAGCTGCCCAGGCCGCCGCCGTCGGACGCCCTTCGGTGATCCTGTGCGATACGAAGGTGGGCCGCGGCGTACCGCTGTTGGAAAACCGCGAAAAGGCGCATTTCATGCGCATCGAAGAGAACGAATGGCAGACCTGCCGCGAGCAACTGACCGCAGGCTACGAAGGAAAGGCTTCAGCATGA
- a CDS encoding transketolase family protein, whose translation MSTTTEAPDTTTAAKPKLKTSAMIASFADPDQKTAPAPFGHALVKAAQENDKIVGLTADLGKYTDMHIFAKAFPERFFQMGMAEQLLFGAAAGLAETGLVPFASTYSVFAARRAYDFLCLDAAEPNLNVNIVGGLPGLTTGYGPSHQATEDMAIFRGMPNLTIVDPCDSIDIEQAVPQLAASDGPTYLRLLRGNVPTVLDEYDYTFELGKAKILRGGNDVVFISSGLMTMRALQAAKALAAHNVDVAVVHTPTIKPFDAATVLSEINTDRLAVTLENHSVVGGLFETVASAVVTAGVGKRVVPIALPDQFLDAGALPTLHHRYGLAVDRIVAKVLAELG comes from the coding sequence ATGAGCACCACCACCGAGGCCCCAGACACCACAACAGCCGCCAAGCCGAAGCTCAAGACCTCGGCGATGATCGCCTCCTTCGCCGACCCGGACCAGAAGACCGCGCCCGCCCCATTCGGGCACGCCCTGGTCAAGGCCGCCCAAGAGAACGACAAAATCGTCGGCCTGACGGCGGACCTGGGCAAGTACACAGACATGCACATCTTCGCCAAGGCCTTCCCGGAGCGGTTCTTCCAGATGGGCATGGCCGAACAGCTCCTCTTCGGCGCCGCCGCCGGCCTGGCCGAAACCGGGCTCGTACCGTTCGCTTCCACCTACTCAGTGTTCGCCGCCCGCCGCGCCTACGACTTCCTGTGCCTGGATGCGGCCGAGCCCAACCTGAACGTCAACATCGTAGGCGGCCTTCCCGGCCTGACCACCGGGTACGGCCCCAGCCACCAGGCCACCGAGGACATGGCGATTTTCCGCGGCATGCCGAACCTGACCATCGTGGACCCCTGCGACTCGATCGACATCGAGCAAGCTGTCCCACAGCTCGCCGCCAGCGACGGGCCCACCTACCTGCGCTTGCTCCGCGGCAACGTCCCCACCGTCCTGGACGAGTACGACTACACGTTCGAGCTAGGCAAGGCCAAGATCCTGCGCGGCGGGAACGACGTCGTGTTCATCTCCTCGGGCCTGATGACCATGCGCGCCCTCCAGGCAGCCAAGGCGCTGGCCGCACACAACGTGGATGTCGCCGTCGTCCACACGCCCACCATCAAGCCCTTCGACGCCGCCACCGTCCTTTCCGAGATCAACACCGACCGGCTCGCCGTAACGCTGGAGAACCACAGCGTGGTGGGCGGCCTGTTCGAAACCGTCGCCTCCGCCGTCGTCACCGCTGGAGTAGGGAAGCGCGTGGTTCCCATTGCGCTCCCCGATCAGTTCCTCGACGCCGGCGCGCTGCCCACCCTCCACCACCGCTACGGCCTGGCCGTAGACCGCATCGTGGCGAAGGTGCTCGCCGAACTCGGCTAG
- a CDS encoding SDR family NAD(P)-dependent oxidoreductase gives MTTIQRTAVLTGATSDRGIGITTARRYANEGWAVVVLDLNGEKSAKVAADIGNEFNVPAFGHEIDVANEASVTAAQAAVAAEVSAGNLPPVGALANIAGITSPLPFLETTLELWHKVMDVNATGTYLVTKAFLPDMIANGWGRIVNMSSVSAQRGGGVFGKVPYSAAKAAILGLTKALARELGTTGVTVNAITPGAVDTNIRVGSTDEQEAAINAGIPLGRNATTEEVAAVITFLSSEDSAYLTGTTIDINGGSHLH, from the coding sequence ATGACCACCATCCAGCGCACCGCCGTTCTCACCGGGGCAACCTCGGACCGCGGGATCGGCATCACCACCGCCCGCCGTTACGCCAATGAAGGATGGGCAGTTGTCGTCCTGGACCTCAACGGCGAGAAGTCAGCCAAGGTCGCAGCGGACATCGGAAACGAATTCAACGTCCCGGCTTTCGGCCACGAGATCGACGTCGCTAATGAAGCCTCCGTCACCGCCGCCCAGGCTGCAGTCGCCGCCGAGGTCTCTGCCGGCAACCTGCCGCCGGTGGGTGCCCTGGCCAACATCGCCGGAATCACCTCGCCGCTTCCGTTCCTTGAGACCACGCTGGAGCTGTGGCACAAGGTGATGGACGTCAACGCAACGGGCACCTACCTGGTGACCAAGGCATTCCTGCCGGACATGATTGCCAATGGCTGGGGCCGGATCGTCAACATGTCATCTGTCTCGGCCCAGCGCGGCGGCGGCGTCTTCGGCAAGGTCCCGTACTCTGCAGCAAAGGCCGCCATCCTCGGCCTCACCAAGGCTCTGGCCCGGGAGCTCGGAACCACCGGCGTCACCGTCAACGCCATCACTCCGGGGGCTGTCGACACCAACATCCGCGTCGGCAGCACCGATGAGCAGGAAGCCGCAATCAACGCAGGGATCCCGCTTGGCCGGAATGCGACTACGGAAGAAGTGGCGGCTGTCATCACTTTCCTGTCCTCTGAAGACTCGGCGTACCTCACCGGCACCACCATCGACATCAACGGCGGAAGCCACCTCCACTAA
- a CDS encoding MFS transporter: MSNEALKMRGHVHGTKDAKRVAVGSGVGAVIETYDFIGFGTAAALYFGTAFFPTGDPVTGTLAAFATLGVGFAARPIGGVIGGHLGDKVGRKPVLVASLILMGVATFLIGLLPTYEQVGLLAPALLVFVRIVQGLAFGAEWGGAILMSYEHAPWKSKGKYTGIVQAGFPVGLLLANLVFLVSVNLGGELAWRVPFLASIVLVAVGLIIRAKVPESPVFDEVKESGAIVKSPIVEVIKTDWRNIVKGIGLRIAETAGYAVSITYMISYLHTEQLANKTETLVALCIASAIGIFATAAWARLTDRIGRRPLYVWSTAFALLFGIPMFLLVNTGMFIAIIITVAISYAVCQNSLAGAQGPWFPELFQAKTRSSGASLAYQISAMVSGFTPFITTLLFVALGWMGPALLFSFYAAIGLWAALATRETWGKRERQLAEEATKSTPNTVSV, from the coding sequence ATGAGCAATGAAGCTCTCAAAATGCGCGGCCACGTGCATGGCACCAAGGACGCAAAGCGTGTTGCAGTCGGCTCGGGTGTCGGCGCCGTCATCGAGACCTACGACTTCATCGGTTTCGGCACCGCCGCTGCTCTGTACTTCGGAACTGCCTTCTTCCCCACTGGCGACCCCGTCACCGGCACCCTTGCCGCCTTCGCTACTCTTGGCGTCGGGTTTGCTGCCCGACCCATTGGCGGAGTCATCGGTGGACACCTCGGGGACAAGGTAGGCCGCAAACCCGTACTGGTGGCCTCGCTGATCCTCATGGGTGTGGCCACCTTCCTCATCGGTCTGTTGCCGACCTACGAGCAGGTGGGTCTGCTGGCCCCCGCACTGCTGGTGTTTGTCCGCATCGTCCAGGGTCTGGCGTTCGGCGCTGAATGGGGCGGCGCCATTCTCATGAGCTACGAGCACGCACCCTGGAAATCCAAAGGCAAGTACACCGGCATCGTCCAGGCCGGCTTCCCTGTTGGGCTCCTCCTGGCAAACCTCGTCTTCCTGGTGAGCGTGAACCTAGGTGGCGAGCTTGCCTGGCGCGTTCCTTTCCTTGCCAGCATCGTGCTGGTGGCTGTCGGTCTGATCATCCGCGCCAAGGTCCCCGAGTCCCCGGTCTTTGACGAGGTCAAGGAAAGCGGCGCCATCGTGAAGTCCCCTATCGTCGAGGTCATCAAGACCGACTGGCGCAATATCGTCAAGGGCATCGGCCTGCGCATTGCCGAGACTGCCGGTTACGCCGTGTCCATCACCTACATGATTTCCTACCTCCACACCGAGCAGCTCGCGAACAAGACCGAAACCCTCGTGGCTCTCTGCATCGCGTCAGCAATCGGTATTTTCGCTACGGCCGCCTGGGCCCGGCTGACTGACCGGATAGGGCGCCGGCCGCTGTACGTCTGGTCCACAGCATTCGCCCTGCTCTTCGGCATCCCGATGTTCCTGCTCGTCAACACCGGCATGTTTATCGCGATCATCATCACCGTGGCCATCTCCTACGCCGTCTGCCAGAACTCGTTGGCCGGCGCCCAGGGCCCCTGGTTCCCGGAGCTTTTCCAGGCCAAGACCCGCTCCTCCGGCGCCTCGCTGGCCTACCAAATCTCCGCGATGGTCTCCGGCTTCACCCCCTTCATCACCACGCTGCTGTTTGTTGCCCTTGGCTGGATGGGCCCGGCCCTGCTTTTCAGCTTCTACGCCGCGATCGGCCTCTGGGCAGCCCTGGCCACCCGGGAAACCTGGGGCAAGCGCGAACGCCAGCTTGCCGAGGAAGCCACCAAAAGCACCCCCAACACGGTGAGCGTCTAA
- a CDS encoding DMT family transporter: MVSPGHMSGPFWGAVFVLAASVLWGTTGTAATFAPEVSPLAIGAVAMGVGGLLQALYAAHPIRAQWRRLWEQWPLVSLGALAVAVYPLAFYSSMHLAGVAVGTVVSIGSAPLAAAVIERVADHKPLTCRWMVGALLGVGGAVLLSFAGHRPDGGGAGPAAESWWTPAGIALGLVAGITYALYSWAAHRLIGSGVSSRATMGTVFGAGGVLLMPVLFFTGRPLVESWTNFTVGAYMALVPMFAGYVLFGWGLARVRASTATGLSLVETVVAAALAVLVVGERLPVAGWIGAATVLASLFFLVPRASAQGQQHQNNAGLRRLPSPPAPAYGMLVQSEVGAESHQQEPGDSDTDDLAADARNEKHKAEQARG; the protein is encoded by the coding sequence ATGGTTTCGCCCGGCCACATGTCCGGTCCGTTCTGGGGTGCCGTTTTTGTGCTTGCCGCTTCGGTGCTCTGGGGCACCACGGGAACGGCCGCCACTTTTGCCCCTGAGGTCAGTCCGTTGGCTATCGGTGCGGTTGCCATGGGAGTCGGCGGGTTGCTGCAGGCTCTGTACGCGGCCCACCCGATCCGCGCGCAATGGCGGCGCCTGTGGGAGCAATGGCCGCTCGTGTCCCTGGGGGCGCTGGCAGTTGCGGTTTATCCCCTGGCCTTTTACAGCTCGATGCATCTTGCCGGCGTGGCCGTGGGGACTGTGGTTTCCATTGGGTCGGCCCCTTTGGCCGCAGCGGTGATCGAACGCGTTGCCGACCATAAGCCACTTACGTGCCGCTGGATGGTGGGAGCGCTGCTCGGCGTGGGGGGCGCGGTGTTGTTGTCGTTTGCCGGGCACCGGCCCGACGGCGGCGGCGCGGGTCCCGCTGCCGAGTCATGGTGGACGCCGGCGGGCATAGCCCTGGGCCTGGTTGCCGGCATCACCTACGCCCTCTATTCGTGGGCGGCCCACCGCCTCATCGGCAGCGGCGTTTCCTCGCGGGCCACGATGGGAACAGTTTTCGGGGCGGGCGGGGTGCTGCTGATGCCCGTCCTGTTTTTCACCGGCCGACCGCTCGTTGAGTCCTGGACGAACTTCACCGTGGGGGCCTACATGGCACTCGTTCCCATGTTTGCAGGGTATGTCCTGTTCGGGTGGGGCCTGGCCCGGGTGCGTGCCAGTACGGCCACGGGTCTTTCCCTGGTGGAGACTGTGGTGGCAGCGGCATTGGCTGTGCTGGTGGTGGGGGAACGGCTGCCGGTGGCGGGCTGGATCGGAGCGGCAACCGTTCTGGCGAGCCTGTTCTTCCTGGTTCCACGTGCTTCAGCACAGGGCCAACAACACCAAAACAACGCAGGGCTACGTCGGCTGCCCTCCCCGCCTGCGCCGGCCTACGGGATGCTTGTGCAGAGCGAGGTAGGCGCCGAAAGCCACCAGCAGGAACCCGGTGACAGCGACACCGATGACCTGGCCGCCGACGCCCGCAACGAAAAGCACAAGGCCGAGCAGGCCCGCGGCTGA
- a CDS encoding urease accessory protein UreD: MPATPRPPSSATAFRPVRGRLELGVSVRGGRSVASRQFHEGALRVLRPHYLDESGQVCYVVVNPGGAYLGADLFLLDVEVGDDADLLLTTQSATKVYRTPGAFAEQRMVVRLGERSRLELVPDQLIAYREASYRQRTLVTVRPSSSLVMAEVVTPGWSPDGGAFRYEEVRLRSEVHVETDAGSQLLALDNLLIRPPSGDVTGLGFMEGYSHLGSLIVVDARVDQALADELHGATSALDALTGISLTRTIAGTRGLVLRSLSNSTGELNILLGACTARLRRLWHGQEPLNLRKH, from the coding sequence GTGCCCGCCACGCCGCGGCCCCCTTCATCCGCGACCGCTTTCCGCCCCGTCAGAGGTCGGCTCGAGCTTGGCGTGAGTGTCCGAGGTGGGAGGTCCGTGGCATCACGGCAATTCCATGAGGGGGCGCTTCGTGTTTTGCGGCCGCACTATCTTGATGAGTCCGGGCAGGTTTGTTATGTCGTGGTGAACCCGGGTGGCGCGTATTTGGGGGCGGACCTCTTTTTGCTGGATGTCGAGGTCGGGGATGACGCTGATCTGTTGTTGACGACGCAGTCGGCTACCAAGGTTTATCGGACTCCTGGGGCTTTTGCTGAGCAGCGGATGGTTGTTCGGTTGGGGGAGCGGTCGCGGTTGGAGCTTGTGCCGGACCAGCTCATTGCCTATCGGGAGGCCAGCTACCGGCAACGGACGCTGGTTACTGTGCGGCCCTCGTCGTCGCTGGTGATGGCGGAGGTGGTAACCCCCGGTTGGTCGCCGGACGGGGGCGCCTTCCGATATGAGGAAGTGCGGCTGCGGAGCGAGGTCCATGTTGAGACGGATGCGGGCAGCCAACTGCTGGCGCTGGATAACCTGCTGATCCGGCCGCCGTCGGGGGATGTCACCGGGCTGGGGTTCATGGAGGGCTACAGCCACCTCGGTTCCCTCATCGTGGTGGACGCACGGGTGGACCAGGCGCTCGCCGATGAGCTGCACGGCGCCACATCGGCGCTCGATGCCCTGACCGGGATCTCGCTGACCCGCACCATAGCGGGAACCAGGGGGTTGGTCCTCCGCTCGCTGTCCAACAGCACGGGGGAACTGAATATCCTGCTCGGCGCCTGCACCGCCCGCCTCCGGAGGCTGTGGCACGGGCAGGAACCACTGAACCTGAGGAAGCACTGA
- a CDS encoding SDR family NAD(P)-dependent oxidoreductase, with translation MGSLEGRLALVTGATGGLGKAVAAGLAREGAAVVVVGRSLDRADAAMAGISTLVPDARLEPLACDLSVQSSIRRAASDFLSRHDRLDVLVNAAGVFRKERHVTPDGLELTFATNVMAYFLMTNLLLDPLRRAAAIRNANTGTASGRGWALALAPSRIVNVASRYGNAALNFDDLQTAKGKYSYLRSTPPTMLARVLLTQEFAERLRGTGVVANAVHPGLVKNTALLQDVGGPFRWVTNTFGAPADKASDTAVWLATSPEAAEVSGKLWTKRQEIPTPGMGSDPDARRRLWDACTRLAELS, from the coding sequence ATGGGATCACTGGAGGGGCGGCTTGCCCTGGTCACTGGCGCGACGGGCGGCTTGGGTAAAGCGGTGGCCGCCGGACTGGCGCGGGAGGGTGCCGCCGTCGTCGTTGTTGGACGATCACTTGACCGGGCGGATGCGGCAATGGCAGGCATCAGCACGCTGGTTCCGGACGCCCGGCTCGAGCCCTTGGCTTGTGACCTCTCGGTCCAATCCTCAATCCGGAGGGCAGCGTCCGATTTCCTGTCCCGCCACGACAGGCTGGATGTGCTTGTAAATGCCGCCGGCGTCTTCCGCAAGGAACGCCACGTCACTCCGGACGGGCTCGAACTGACTTTCGCCACGAACGTGATGGCGTACTTCCTGATGACCAACCTGCTGCTCGATCCGCTCAGGCGCGCAGCCGCCATCAGGAACGCAAACACCGGAACCGCAAGCGGGCGTGGGTGGGCGCTGGCTTTGGCTCCATCACGGATAGTGAACGTCGCCTCAAGATACGGCAATGCCGCGCTTAACTTCGACGACCTTCAGACGGCAAAGGGCAAATACAGCTACCTTCGCTCGACGCCGCCCACCATGCTCGCCCGCGTCCTGCTCACCCAGGAGTTCGCCGAACGCCTGCGCGGCACAGGGGTGGTGGCAAACGCCGTGCACCCGGGCCTCGTAAAAAACACGGCCCTGCTCCAGGACGTTGGGGGCCCGTTCCGCTGGGTCACAAACACCTTCGGCGCCCCCGCTGACAAGGCTTCTGACACAGCAGTCTGGCTTGCCACCTCGCCCGAAGCAGCGGAGGTCTCAGGGAAGCTGTGGACCAAGCGGCAGGAGATTCCGACGCCGGGCATGGGCTCTGATCCCGATGCCCGCAGGCGCTTGTGGGACGCCTGCACGCGCCTGGCCGAGCTTTCCTGA
- a CDS encoding DapH/DapD/GlmU-related protein, translating to MNAKYVSVEDDAGKVTRYVRHANGGGLIAPGASAAESARIGPMTYVEYGARIGAGCRIGHGSWIDRDATIGDRAVIGDGVRIGRGTVIGNRVHIGSHSRIGSSVLIEHGVHLHADSAVPDGGHVPLGSTARGFEQAKVPAATKGASGEKDRGRRKSSGPMAA from the coding sequence ATGAACGCGAAGTATGTCTCAGTTGAAGACGACGCCGGGAAGGTCACCCGCTATGTCCGCCATGCCAACGGCGGCGGCCTGATCGCTCCCGGCGCGTCCGCGGCCGAAAGCGCACGCATCGGCCCGATGACCTATGTGGAGTACGGCGCCCGGATCGGCGCCGGGTGCCGGATTGGCCACGGCAGCTGGATTGACCGCGATGCCACCATCGGCGACCGGGCCGTGATCGGCGACGGCGTGCGGATCGGCCGGGGAACGGTAATCGGAAACCGGGTGCACATCGGCAGCCACTCCCGGATCGGCTCCAGCGTCCTGATCGAGCACGGCGTCCACTTGCACGCGGACAGCGCAGTTCCCGACGGCGGGCACGTGCCGTTGGGCTCCACAGCACGTGGTTTCGAGCAGGCGAAGGTTCCTGCCGCCACGAAGGGTGCGTCGGGCGAGAAGGACCGTGGCCGCCGGAAAAGCAGTGGCCCGATGGCCGCCTGA
- a CDS encoding GntR family transcriptional regulator, whose translation MAGLTAPLLGLQKKSLREQALSALRTAITSGELAPGRHLVETELSEMLQISRGTLREALRQLEQEGLLSAGPRGRLSVRHLDEKEIRDIFAVRAALESLAARTLCELPDRAHAIESLHKTIDLMEAAQDASLEERIESDMEFHRTLCRLTGNETLLHSWQSLEGSIRMSIMFGGLDKGVKNMSVDRHREIVAAIETGDASLARTTIRAHMDTAAANLVA comes from the coding sequence ATGGCCGGACTCACAGCTCCCCTGCTGGGACTGCAAAAGAAAAGCCTGCGCGAGCAGGCGCTCTCGGCACTGAGGACCGCCATCACCAGCGGTGAACTGGCGCCTGGCCGGCATCTCGTGGAAACCGAACTGTCCGAGATGCTGCAGATCAGCCGGGGAACCCTGCGTGAAGCGCTGCGCCAGCTTGAACAGGAAGGCCTGCTCTCGGCAGGGCCCCGCGGCAGGCTCTCCGTCCGGCACCTGGACGAAAAGGAAATCCGCGACATCTTCGCCGTCCGGGCCGCCCTGGAATCCCTGGCCGCGCGCACCCTCTGCGAACTCCCGGACCGCGCCCATGCCATCGAGTCCCTCCACAAGACCATCGACCTGATGGAGGCGGCCCAGGATGCGTCATTGGAGGAGCGGATCGAATCGGACATGGAATTCCACCGGACCCTGTGCCGGCTGACCGGCAATGAAACGCTGCTGCACTCCTGGCAGTCGCTGGAAGGTTCCATCCGGATGTCCATCATGTTTGGCGGCCTGGACAAAGGCGTCAAGAACATGAGCGTCGACCGGCACCGTGAGATCGTGGCGGCCATCGAAACCGGCGATGCCTCCCTCGCCCGCACTACCATCCGCGCGCACATGGACACCGCCGCAGCCAATCTCGTAGCTTAA
- a CDS encoding SRPBCC family protein, which translates to MITVTGSVETRLPAEQAFAYMREFENTSEWDPSTPVMDKLTPGPVAVGHRYHAESEFRGKRQTLEYEVIELTENHIKLRGENKTVTAFDSIDVSPAQGGSVVKYTAEFSIKGPAKIIQPLLKPAFMSLREPALNGIRDTLNARALT; encoded by the coding sequence ATGATTACAGTCACCGGAAGTGTGGAAACCAGGTTGCCCGCCGAGCAGGCCTTCGCTTACATGCGCGAGTTCGAAAACACGAGCGAGTGGGACCCCAGCACCCCGGTGATGGACAAGCTGACGCCTGGTCCGGTGGCGGTGGGGCACAGGTATCACGCCGAGTCTGAATTTCGGGGCAAACGCCAGACCCTCGAATACGAGGTCATTGAGCTGACGGAGAACCACATCAAGCTCCGGGGCGAAAACAAGACGGTGACAGCGTTCGACTCCATCGACGTCAGTCCTGCCCAAGGGGGCTCGGTGGTCAAATACACCGCCGAGTTCAGCATCAAGGGCCCGGCAAAGATCATCCAGCCGCTGCTCAAGCCGGCCTTTATGTCGTTGCGCGAGCCTGCACTGAACGGGATCAGGGACACTTTGAACGCGCGTGCCCTGACCTAA
- a CDS encoding TetR/AcrR family transcriptional regulator, producing the protein MTPSAVPSRKSARDLLLAAAARLFYAQGVGATGIDTITAEAGVAKKSLYNNFSSKSELVGAYLESRHEEWLGLYRARVDTAPGPRERVLAIFDAYLDHAHFAYEHGFRGCGLLNAAAELPAGSPGRLAVRRHKEEVEDLLAAHLAELLPGEDERGTRLASHMAFLLEGAMVRAGLEGGDARLLEGRTIAAQMVDEL; encoded by the coding sequence GTGACCCCGTCTGCAGTGCCTAGCAGGAAGTCCGCCCGCGATCTGTTGCTTGCAGCCGCAGCACGGCTTTTCTACGCCCAAGGCGTCGGAGCTACGGGCATCGACACCATCACGGCTGAAGCCGGGGTGGCAAAAAAGAGCCTGTACAACAACTTTTCCTCCAAGTCCGAATTGGTGGGTGCATACCTCGAAAGCCGGCACGAGGAATGGCTTGGCCTCTACCGTGCGCGCGTGGACACCGCGCCCGGACCAAGGGAACGCGTGCTTGCCATCTTTGACGCTTACCTCGATCATGCGCACTTTGCCTATGAACACGGATTCCGGGGGTGCGGACTGCTGAATGCGGCGGCGGAACTGCCGGCCGGCAGCCCGGGCCGCTTGGCAGTGCGGCGCCACAAGGAAGAAGTCGAAGACCTCCTCGCAGCGCATCTGGCCGAGCTGCTCCCCGGAGAGGACGAGCGCGGGACCAGGCTCGCCAGTCATATGGCCTTCCTGCTCGAAGGCGCCATGGTCCGTGCCGGCCTCGAAGGCGGGGACGCCCGGCTCCTCGAGGGCCGGACCATCGCCGCGCAGATGGTGGACGAGCTGTGA